In a single window of the Rhopalosiphum padi isolate XX-2018 chromosome 1, ASM2088224v1, whole genome shotgun sequence genome:
- the LOC132917434 gene encoding uncharacterized protein LOC132917434, with the protein MKSYTAILALCFVVLVMTQQATSEPAPEPRKNGGGGGGGNHHGTGGNYGNGNYGHGHGGHGGHGGNGHNTHGSSGHGQHGHGGGGHGHGGGGHGHGGHH; encoded by the coding sequence atATTAGCTTTGTGTTTTGTCGTTCTCGTAATGACTCAACAAGCTACTTCAGAACCAGCTCCCGAACCACGCAAgaatggtggtggtggtggtggtggaaaTCACCATGGAACTGGCGGAAATTATGGAAATGGAAATTACGGACATGGACATGGTGGACACGGTGGACACGGTGGCAACGGACATAATACACACGGAAGTAGCGGACATGGACAACACGGACACGGAGGTGGCGGACACGGACACGGAGGTGGCGGACACGGACACGGAGgacatcattaa